Proteins from a genomic interval of Chthoniobacterales bacterium:
- a CDS encoding alpha-galactosidase → VRVYQKSLEDGASALCYLNMGEKESTVALDGLAGYGLGGIQQVRDLWQQKDLKNVEGSLRATVRPHGVMLYKLTPRSR, encoded by the coding sequence AGGTTCGTGTTTATCAAAAGTCGTTGGAGGATGGCGCTTCGGCGCTCTGTTACCTTAACATGGGAGAGAAGGAATCGACCGTCGCGCTGGACGGATTGGCTGGATATGGTTTGGGTGGAATCCAGCAGGTTCGCGATTTGTGGCAGCAAAAGGATCTAAAGAATGTAGAGGGATCGCTGCGCGCCACGGTGCGTCCGCATGGCGTGATGCTCTACAAGCTCACGCCACGAAGCAGATAA